The Caballeronia sp. Lep1P3 genome segment GGAGGCCCGCCGAAAAGAGGAGCGGCTCGCGCTCATCGAGATCGTGCAGAAGATGCGCGAATACGGCATCACGTTGAATGAACTGCTTGGGCGCAAGCCCGGTTCGTCGCAGGCTGCGGCGGATACGGGTATCAAGTATCGCGATCCGACGAGCGGCGCGACGTGGAGCGGGCGCGGTCGCGCGCCGCAATGGATCGCCGGCAAGGATCGGGACGCGTTTCTCGCGAGTCAGCCAGTGGGCCGGCAC includes the following:
- a CDS encoding H-NS family nucleoid-associated regulatory protein: MTYRSPQVAELMAQRESLEKELAEARRKEERLALIEIVQKMREYGITLNELLGRKPGSSQAAADTGIKYRDPTSGATWSGRGRAPQWIAGKDRDAFLASQPVGRHASESARRVTQASLFADDE